In Candidatus Desulfofervidus auxilii, one genomic interval encodes:
- a CDS encoding PG0541 family transporter-associated protein, producing MKAILIFYHVEYDEDLMAILEKTGIKAYSRLERVLGKGKHSEPRLDTSVWPGFNSALIIATEEEEKREKFLEELKKYTNKLKGKGICVFILPLERII from the coding sequence ATGAAAGCCATTTTGATTTTTTACCACGTGGAATACGATGAAGATTTAATGGCTATTTTAGAAAAAACAGGGATAAAAGCTTACTCCCGATTGGAACGAGTTTTGGGAAAGGGCAAACATTCTGAACCCCGTCTGGACACCTCTGTCTGGCCAGGATTTAACAGTGCTTTAATCATTGCTACGGAGGAAGAAGAAAAGAGAGAGAAATTTCTGGAAGAACTAAAGAAATATACTAATAAGCTCAAAGGGAAAGGCATTTGTGTCTTTATTTTACCATTGGAAAGAATTATTTAA
- a CDS encoding HlyD family secretion protein, whose translation MKHKKYFLIGFLFLIIIGIFSYFFLFPSKEKGVIYVSGRIEGDEVDVGTKVAGRVNELRVKEGEFLKKNQVIAILDAKDLKARLNQALAAKKSTEAQAEAVLKELNHYKKQLKASKTNRNYLVKQVEAQIKITKATLEKKEADFKRFKRLWQKSVIAQERFERVKEAYTISLARYEVAQKGWLQVKAKDAEIESLKQTIRAKENAYKSALSQIRQAEAVINEIKSYLEDTIITSPCRGTVIVKIVEPGEVVPAGTPIVTVVNLDALYLKGYVPETQIGKFSLNTPAYIVVDAFPKRRFPAYVGYISQYAEFTPKEVQTKEERVKQVFAVKLYLKENPHYLLKPGMPADGYIKIKTP comes from the coding sequence GTGAAACATAAAAAATATTTTCTTATTGGATTTTTGTTTCTCATCATAATAGGTATTTTTTCTTATTTTTTTCTTTTTCCTTCAAAAGAAAAAGGAGTGATTTATGTCAGTGGCCGCATTGAAGGAGATGAAGTGGATGTGGGCACAAAGGTGGCAGGAAGGGTAAATGAATTAAGAGTAAAAGAAGGAGAGTTTTTAAAGAAAAACCAGGTTATTGCCATCTTAGATGCCAAGGATTTAAAGGCTAGATTAAATCAGGCCTTAGCTGCTAAGAAAAGCACAGAGGCCCAGGCCGAGGCTGTTTTAAAAGAATTAAATCATTATAAAAAACAGCTTAAAGCGTCTAAAACTAATAGGAATTATTTGGTTAAACAGGTAGAGGCTCAAATAAAGATTACCAAAGCCACATTAGAGAAAAAAGAGGCGGATTTTAAGCGATTTAAGAGATTGTGGCAAAAGAGTGTTATTGCTCAAGAAAGATTTGAGAGAGTGAAAGAGGCATATACCATAAGTCTTGCCCGATATGAGGTAGCTCAAAAGGGCTGGCTTCAGGTAAAGGCCAAAGATGCAGAGATAGAGAGTTTAAAACAAACCATCAGAGCAAAGGAGAATGCCTATAAATCGGCACTATCACAGATAAGACAGGCAGAAGCAGTGATCAATGAAATTAAGTCTTATCTTGAGGATACCATTATTACTTCTCCCTGTAGAGGCACAGTAATTGTAAAAATAGTTGAGCCTGGTGAGGTAGTGCCTGCAGGCACTCCAATTGTTACCGTTGTTAACCTTGATGCCCTTTATCTTAAAGGTTATGTGCCTGAGACTCAAATAGGAAAGTTTAGTTTAAATACCCCGGCCTATATTGTAGTAGATGCCTTTCCTAAAAGGCGTTTTCCTGCCTATGTAGGTTATATTAGCCAGTATGCAGAGTTTACCCCTAAAGAGGTGCAAACCAAGGAAGAACGGGTAAAACAAGTCTTTGCAGTCAAGCTCTATTTAAAAGAAAATCCTCATTATTTACTTAAACCAGGTATGCCCGCCGATGGCTACATCAAGATAAAGACCCCATGA
- a CDS encoding nucleoside-triphosphatase yields MANLKIIIIDEIGKMECFSQKFKDFLWNLLSKPNPLLGSISLKGNKFIKKIKHLPEVRLVEVSKE; encoded by the coding sequence ATGGCTAATCTTAAAATCATTATAATTGATGAAATTGGAAAAATGGAATGCTTTTCTCAAAAATTCAAAGACTTCTTGTGGAATTTGCTTTCTAAGCCAAATCCTTTATTAGGCAGCATTAGTTTGAAGGGTAATAAATTTATAAAAAAGATTAAGCACTTACCGGAAGTAAGACTTGTGGAAGTAAGTAAAGAATGA
- a CDS encoding ATP-binding cassette domain-containing protein yields MIVRVQELKKQFKKIEAVRGVSFEVKKGELFGLIGPDGAGKSTVMKIIAGVMSFDEGKVEVLGKDFKKEKEAEKAKAKIAFMPQGLGLNLYPTLSVEENIAFFASLHNLPEEELEYRKKILLETTHLLPFQKREAQKLSGGMMQKLGICCALIHKPELIILDEPTTGIDPVSRRDLWQLIIKFVKEEKIGAIISTSYMDEAERFSHLALMMEGKFVAKGTAEELKFHCDIVYEMQEDIERVYPLVKEKFRHIRIKGDTLRFLSEKKIKENTLPFMPQRVEPTLEDVFLTLEKAEKMKIDIPFSLKEKIPKNAVEVNRLTKKFGDFTAVKEISFEIKGGEVFGLLGPNGAGKTTLIKMLCGLLPHTSGDFLIAGERDIARIKEHIGYMSQHFSLYKDLTVYENLELYGHIYKMPASALKERIRWAIETMKLQEVKDEKTAKLPLGIKQRVALMCSVVHNPALIFLDEPTSGVDPIEREMFWEIIHMLAKKAGVTLLVSTHYMDEAEYCDRVCLMDKGEAIAIGKPRELKEEIKHKIGHIYQIIMDNPLTALDVLQKNGFYASFYENGIRLYSKRSFTFNEFNEIFSPQGLKISDLKEAYPTMEDVFVYLIEEK; encoded by the coding sequence ATGATTGTCCGTGTTCAGGAGTTAAAAAAACAATTTAAAAAAATAGAAGCCGTAAGAGGAGTAAGCTTTGAAGTAAAAAAAGGGGAGCTCTTTGGCCTTATAGGTCCAGATGGGGCAGGCAAGTCAACAGTGATGAAGATCATAGCTGGAGTAATGAGCTTTGATGAAGGTAAAGTAGAAGTGCTGGGAAAGGATTTTAAAAAAGAAAAAGAGGCAGAAAAGGCCAAGGCAAAGATTGCCTTTATGCCCCAGGGACTTGGTTTGAATCTTTATCCTACCCTTTCTGTGGAGGAAAATATAGCGTTTTTTGCCAGTTTACATAATTTGCCTGAAGAAGAATTAGAATATAGAAAAAAAATACTCTTAGAAACCACTCACCTCCTTCCCTTTCAGAAAAGAGAGGCCCAAAAACTCTCTGGTGGGATGATGCAAAAGCTGGGCATTTGCTGTGCCTTAATTCATAAACCAGAGCTTATTATCCTGGATGAGCCCACCACAGGCATAGACCCTGTTTCAAGAAGGGATTTATGGCAATTGATTATAAAATTTGTTAAAGAAGAAAAGATTGGAGCTATTATTTCTACCTCTTATATGGATGAAGCAGAGCGTTTTTCTCATCTGGCCCTAATGATGGAGGGTAAGTTTGTAGCTAAAGGAACAGCAGAGGAATTAAAGTTTCATTGTGATATAGTGTATGAGATGCAGGAAGATATAGAAAGGGTTTATCCTCTAGTCAAAGAGAAATTCAGACATATAAGGATTAAAGGGGACACATTAAGGTTTTTGAGTGAAAAGAAAATTAAGGAAAACACGCTTCCATTTATGCCCCAAAGGGTGGAGCCTACATTGGAAGATGTGTTTTTAACTCTAGAAAAGGCAGAAAAGATGAAAATTGATATTCCTTTTAGCTTAAAAGAAAAAATACCTAAAAATGCCGTAGAAGTGAATAGATTGACTAAAAAATTTGGTGATTTTACCGCGGTAAAGGAGATTTCTTTTGAAATAAAAGGTGGAGAGGTATTCGGACTTTTAGGTCCTAATGGCGCAGGTAAGACCACCTTAATAAAGATGCTTTGTGGATTGCTTCCGCATACAAGTGGAGATTTTTTGATAGCCGGGGAAAGGGATATTGCAAGAATAAAAGAACACATTGGTTATATGTCCCAGCATTTTTCTCTTTATAAGGACTTAACTGTATATGAAAATTTAGAACTCTACGGGCATATTTATAAAATGCCTGCTTCTGCACTTAAAGAAAGAATCAGATGGGCTATTGAGACCATGAAGCTCCAGGAAGTAAAAGATGAAAAGACAGCTAAGCTCCCTTTGGGAATAAAACAAAGGGTAGCACTTATGTGTTCTGTTGTCCACAATCCTGCCCTGATATTTTTAGATGAACCCACTTCTGGAGTTGACCCTATAGAAAGAGAGATGTTCTGGGAGATTATTCATATGTTGGCCAAAAAAGCAGGCGTGACTTTGCTGGTTTCTACTCATTACATGGATGAAGCCGAATATTGTGACCGGGTGTGCTTAATGGATAAAGGAGAGGCCATTGCCATAGGAAAACCACGGGAACTCAAGGAAGAAATAAAACATAAAATAGGGCATATATACCAGATAATAATGGATAATCCTTTAACTGCCCTGGATGTATTACAAAAAAATGGCTTTTATGCCAGTTTTTATGAAAATGGCATTCGTTTGTATAGCAAAAGGTCTTTTACTTTTAATGAGTTTAATGAAATTTTCTCTCCCCAGGGATTAAAAATCTCTGACTTAAAAGAAGCCTATCCCACTATGGAGGATGTATTTGTATATTTGATTGAAGAAAAATGA
- a CDS encoding NAD(P)/FAD-dependent oxidoreductase, with protein sequence MSEVIIIGGGPAGLNCAYYLAKSGKDVILLEKHAFPVDKLCAGGLTVKDFEELPKDIIERAFVTQIIHTPLGKTTFKTSKPVIFTVNRRVLNKWLFERAKKAGTKIEKEKVIKINGNIIITKNGRQYNYCYLVGADGSTSIVRRHLNIPTKYAFIAWQTSIPFPLKDIEWFLDANVFGFGYGWIFPHKKSTVIGFVCSNPKNAFKAKTGFLHWLKKTHALVINSPFKPYLINTDYRGHHFGRIFLAGDAAGLASGLTGEGIYFALGSGRSIAQMILSKSNGQNLYNNLLKVKYRHQKAARALKCLPLPLLNTFFECFRNGLKIAFCRELIFKRYG encoded by the coding sequence ATGAGTGAAGTAATTATCATTGGAGGAGGACCTGCTGGCTTAAATTGTGCTTATTACCTAGCAAAATCAGGAAAGGATGTAATTTTGCTTGAGAAACATGCTTTCCCTGTGGACAAGCTGTGTGCAGGTGGATTGACAGTAAAGGACTTTGAAGAACTGCCTAAAGATATTATTGAGAGGGCATTTGTTACCCAAATTATCCACACTCCTTTAGGTAAAACAACTTTTAAGACATCTAAGCCCGTTATATTTACAGTCAATCGGAGGGTGCTTAATAAATGGTTATTTGAAAGGGCAAAAAAAGCAGGAACAAAGATAGAAAAGGAGAAAGTGATAAAAATAAATGGGAATATAATCATTACTAAAAATGGTAGGCAGTATAACTATTGCTATCTGGTGGGAGCAGATGGAAGCACTTCTATTGTCAGACGGCATCTTAATATTCCTACTAAGTATGCTTTCATTGCTTGGCAGACATCCATTCCTTTTCCTCTTAAGGATATTGAGTGGTTTCTGGATGCAAATGTTTTTGGTTTTGGTTATGGTTGGATATTCCCTCATAAAAAAAGCACGGTAATAGGATTTGTATGTTCTAACCCTAAAAATGCCTTTAAGGCAAAAACAGGTTTTTTACATTGGTTAAAAAAAACCCATGCATTAGTGATAAATAGCCCATTTAAGCCTTATTTAATCAATACAGATTACCGGGGTCATCATTTTGGCCGCATATTTCTTGCTGGAGATGCTGCAGGCCTTGCTTCGGGGTTAACAGGAGAAGGTATTTACTTTGCCCTGGGGTCAGGAAGAAGTATAGCCCAAATGATATTATCTAAAAGTAATGGACAAAATTTATATAACAATCTCCTGAAGGTCAAATATAGACACCAGAAAGCAGCTAGGGCGTTAAAGTGCTTACCTCTTCCACTTTTAAACACTTTTTTTGAATGTTTTAGAAATGGCTTAAAAATAGCATTTTGTAGGGAACTTATATTTAAAAGGTATGGCTAA
- a CDS encoding phosphatase PAP2 family protein: protein MEKIPTPVLDKIARKLGHPNFEDMTRHHLNPLHIYAKLIDLGIDEKQAREFAEFYEKLYYNKTHKKISKWKMGTSLYTKTMPIHIVSFIYVGLMAIITFVFKQNIPLWQNYLVVYLGYAAFVIIITRVVKGFSNPILEFIAIMYPWFSVPNFYELLRHYIHAVFPYLLDPFIHQFELAIFGIHPTVYLQRFATPLLTEIMSFGYFSYYLIFLFPPFIFYFFRRQGASPLIFGMSLAYYFCFILFVLIPVAGPRFTLADKYTVPLVGYFLPEIQARMMAKFALRGAAFPSSHVAMVMASSFIVKRYMPWLFKIIFPLSIMVALGAVYGRYHYVTDVVAGGIVGIVSALITYKVYQENI from the coding sequence ATGGAAAAGATACCTACACCTGTTTTAGACAAAATAGCAAGAAAGTTAGGGCACCCCAATTTTGAAGACATGACTCGACATCATTTAAACCCATTGCATATATATGCAAAGTTGATAGATTTAGGCATTGATGAGAAACAGGCCAGGGAATTCGCAGAGTTTTATGAAAAGTTATATTACAATAAGACCCACAAGAAAATATCAAAATGGAAAATGGGAACTTCTTTATATACTAAAACTATGCCCATTCATATTGTATCCTTTATTTATGTTGGTCTTATGGCCATAATTACCTTTGTTTTTAAGCAGAATATTCCTTTGTGGCAAAATTATTTAGTAGTTTATCTTGGCTATGCTGCCTTTGTAATCATTATTACCCGTGTAGTTAAAGGGTTTTCAAACCCTATTTTGGAATTCATTGCTATCATGTATCCCTGGTTTTCTGTGCCCAATTTTTATGAATTATTACGTCATTATATCCATGCCGTCTTTCCTTACCTACTTGACCCCTTTATTCATCAATTTGAATTGGCTATCTTTGGTATCCATCCTACAGTTTACCTTCAACGATTTGCCACTCCATTACTTACAGAAATCATGTCTTTTGGCTATTTCTCTTATTATTTAATCTTTCTTTTTCCTCCCTTTATTTTTTATTTTTTCAGGCGTCAGGGGGCATCCCCTCTTATTTTTGGTATGAGTCTAGCCTATTATTTTTGCTTTATCCTTTTTGTCTTAATCCCTGTAGCAGGCCCTAGATTCACCCTTGCAGATAAATATACAGTACCGCTTGTAGGTTATTTTTTGCCTGAAATCCAGGCCAGGATGATGGCCAAGTTTGCCTTAAGAGGGGCCGCCTTCCCTTCATCTCATGTGGCGATGGTCATGGCTTCTTCTTTTATTGTTAAAAGGTACATGCCTTGGCTTTTTAAAATAATTTTTCCTCTATCCATTATGGTCGCATTAGGAGCAGTGTATGGAAGGTATCATTATGTCACAGACGTGGTAGCAGGTGGTATCGTAGGGATAGTTAGTGCTTTAATAACCTATAAGGTTTATCAGGAGAACATATGA
- a CDS encoding ABC transporter permease, which translates to MRFRQIKSIYIREWKEFYRDKISRVVVFAMPTIIMLIFGYGLALDIENVPMAIVNQDKTPASRELCYKFMENREYFDFKGFLPNVKGLEHGILAGKLRFGLVIPPKFEQRLKRGFPSEVQVLIDGSFPTRASVSKTYALSIINGFNLERLSKTMKKLPLEIETRYWFNENLKERNITVCGLIPIILSISPTIFASLLIVKEKERGSIYNIWTSAITKIEFLLGKQVFAVTISMVNFFIIFLLSILLFQVPFKGNFFLFLFCSFIYILASTAQGLLISCFVNTQVVALLGSLLINIIIGFLYSGYLVPVSSMSKDAYFFAHLFPPYYGLSITKALFLKAAGLKIILPHILAILIFYLTYFGLAIHFFKKRET; encoded by the coding sequence ATGAGATTTAGACAGATAAAATCCATTTATATCAGAGAATGGAAAGAATTTTATAGGGATAAGATTTCTCGGGTAGTGGTATTTGCTATGCCCACCATTATTATGCTTATCTTTGGCTATGGTCTAGCCTTAGATATAGAAAATGTGCCTATGGCTATAGTAAATCAGGATAAAACCCCAGCTTCTAGAGAACTCTGTTATAAATTTATGGAAAATAGAGAGTATTTTGATTTTAAAGGCTTTCTGCCTAATGTCAAAGGGCTTGAACATGGCATTTTGGCAGGTAAACTGAGGTTTGGCTTGGTCATTCCTCCTAAATTTGAACAGAGGTTAAAAAGGGGCTTCCCCTCAGAGGTCCAGGTGCTTATTGATGGCAGTTTTCCCACCCGTGCCTCTGTTTCCAAGACCTATGCCTTAAGCATTATCAATGGTTTTAACTTAGAACGACTGAGTAAAACAATGAAAAAATTACCTTTAGAAATAGAGACCCGTTACTGGTTTAATGAGAATTTAAAAGAGAGAAATATTACGGTCTGTGGCCTTATTCCTATTATTTTAAGCATCAGTCCTACCATATTTGCCTCACTTCTGATAGTAAAGGAAAAGGAAAGGGGCTCTATTTATAACATCTGGACATCTGCCATTACAAAAATTGAATTCCTTTTGGGGAAACAGGTATTTGCAGTAACTATCTCTATGGTAAATTTCTTTATTATATTTCTTCTATCCATTCTTCTTTTTCAAGTGCCATTTAAGGGGAATTTCTTTTTATTTTTATTTTGCTCCTTTATTTATATTTTGGCCTCTACTGCTCAAGGACTCCTTATCTCGTGCTTTGTAAATACTCAGGTAGTGGCCTTACTGGGCAGTTTGCTGATCAATATCATTATTGGTTTTCTTTATTCAGGATATCTGGTGCCAGTAAGCTCTATGTCTAAAGATGCCTATTTCTTTGCCCATCTTTTCCCTCCTTATTATGGATTGAGTATCACTAAGGCACTTTTTTTAAAGGCTGCTGGGTTAAAAATAATCCTTCCTCATATTTTGGCAATTTTGATATTTTATTTAACTTATTTTGGATTAGCCATTCATTTCTTTAAAAAGAGAGAGACATGA